The nucleotide window TAGAAATCGGCGTCGCCGCAGTCGCTGATCACGTCCACGCTGCCGCCAGCGTCCAGGCTGGCCGGCAGGGTGCCGATGCCTTCGGCCGCGCAGTCCGTGGCAGGCTTGGTGAAGGCGCCCAGGTCCGTGGCGCGCAGGCGCAGGTTGAGGGCCAGCCCGGCGGCGTCGGCGCTGCCGTCCCAGGTGTAGAGGACGAAGCTCTTGCCCGAGCCGCTGGCCGGGCCAGCGATGATGAGGTACTCGTTTGCGCCGTTCTTGCGGATCTCGCGGATGCCGCGCCCGCCCAGGTCCAGGCGGATCGGCGCGCCGAACGTGGCCGTGTGCTTGGCGCCGCCCGTGCTGCCCGGCAGGCTGGCGTAGTTCGTCACTGGGACGATCAGCGCATGGGTGCGGCCCGTGGCGCTGTCGGCCGCCACGGCCGGGGCGCCGGGCGCGCTCACCAGCGGCGCGCGAAAGCCGAGCCAGGCCGCCGTGTCGCCGGGGCTGCTGGCCATGCCTTCGATGGAGAAGCCGCTGAGGGTGCCGGTTTCGGGGGCCTTGGGGCAGTTGTCCGCATCGACCTCGGCATCGCTGCAGCTGCCGCCCGCCGAGCTATCGGTCAGGCCGAAATAGCCGGCGCCCAGGCCGTGCGCGTTGCCGTTGTCCCAGGTGCGCAGGTCTTCGCGCAGCCACTTGTAGTAGCCGGTCACGGACAGGGCCGTACTGCTGCCGCTGCCCGAGGCCGTCAGCGCCATGAAGCGCCAGCGGTCGGGTCGGCTCTTGCCCTTCTTGCTGTTGGAGTGCGAGCCAGCCACATACAGGGTGCCGCTGGCGGCGAAGCCGGCCTCGGTGTCCACCTCGCCATCGGCGTCGCAATCGGCCACGCCCGTATAGCCGCCGCTGGTGCACTCCGCGCCGGTCTTGCCGGTGCGCAGGCCCAGCGCGGCATCGGGCGACAGCGGCGTGAGCGGCCGGCCGCTGGCCCCCGGCGCGTAGGCCGAGAAGGCGTTGCCGCCGCCGCTTTGCGCGGCGTTGCCCGAGGCGTCGAGCTCCGGGGCCTCATCGTCGCCCACGAGCAGGGTGTTGGCATCAAGCACGATGGCCGTGGAGCCATCGGCGCGGCCGGTGTACCAGCGCGTGCCCGCCGTGCCCGCCACATGGGCCGATGCGGCGTACTTGATGGTGCGCGTGACCGAAGCGCCTCCGGCGTTGCCGATGGTGACGGTGATGTCCGCATAGCCCGTGCCCGTGGGAATGATGCGCAGCGTGCGGCTGGTGGTGCCGGTGCCGCCAGCGGCCAGGTTGGCGTCGGGCACCACGGCCTGGTTGCTGGACGTGGCCGCCACGGTGTCGGCGGCGTCGCCCACGGTGAAGGCAATGCCCTGCGTGGCCAGCGGGTCCAGCGGGTCGCCGCGCACGCCCGAATAGGCCGTGGTGGCGGGCAGGCTGGTGGTGGGCGGCGCGGCGAGGGTGAAGGGCTGCGAGACGGTGCCGACGCTGCCGCCAGCGCTGTTGACGGCGCGCACGCGCAGCGTGTGGGTGCCCTCGTCCAGCCCCGGCACCGTGGCGGCGGGCGTGGCGGTGATGAGCGTCTGGCCGACGCCCTGGGTGGCGCTGGCGTCGAAGCCCGCGCCCGAGGACACCTCGACCACGTACCAGGCCGCGCCGGCCACGGCGTCCCAGCTGGCGGCCACGCCATTGCCCTGGGCGCTGGCCGAGAGGCTGGCCGGTGCACCGGGCGCCGCGCTGGGGGGCGCGGCCTCGGGCGCCCAGGCCAGACCGTAGAACGCGCCAGCAGAAGGAGTCGCCAGGGTCTCGAAATTGCCAGACAGCGCACCGCCGTAGCCGGTGCGGTCGAAAAGCCGGTACGCCTTGCCCGAGCTGTCGGTGGCGAACAGCATCACGTTGCCTTCGCCGGTGTCGAGCGCGATCAAGCCGTGTGTCTTGCTAGGCGTCGAGGCCTCGCCGACCTTGCTCCAGGTGCCACCGCTCAGACTGAACTTCACGACCTTGCTGGTGTCGTTGTCGGCCACATAGACGGTGTCGGCGCTTGCGGAGCCGTTCAGGTTGAGGAATGCAATGCCTCGGTAGGTGGAGTTCGTCACCCCGCTCAACGCCGCTGGGGTGTATATCCCGCCGCTGCTCGGCAGGCCCGAGCCGACCGAACTCAATGTTGCGCCATTGACGGCGGCGTGGAGTTGCCCATCCGTGATCGCAATGCCTTGGGTGTTGTCCCGCGTGAGTTGAACGCCGCTCGTGCTATTCAGCGCCGCATACCAGACTCCGCTGTTCGTTGAACTGCCCTTGCCGCTGGCCCATGCCTGGGTGCAGTCGCTGCTGACGGCGCCCCGGATGGTGTCCTTGTTGAATGCCGAGCTGCCGAATTTGGTGGCGTAGTTCACGCTGGTGTCGACAGCCACAAACGCCACGCTGCGCGGCGCGTCGGAGGCTTTGGCGTCGTTGGGCGCAGCCGTGCCTGGCGCGACCGCATAGCCTGGCACAGTCAGACATTGCCCGTTGGCAGAACGGTTCAACAGCCCTTCCGACCCTTTGTCACTGGCGGCGAATCCATTGCCCAGCGCGACGGTCTGTACCAACGTGCCATCTGGCCGGTATTCGTCAAGATAAACGCTCAACGCCACCCCAGACCCAGCACCGACCCGGTACGCGACGAAATTGCCCGGCGTGAACGCATCCGCCCATGCTGGCTGGCACGCCACGAGCGCAGCCAGGGCCAGCGCGCTGATGGCGCTCACCGGGCCGCCGTTGTTTTCCCCATTGCGCGAACGCTTCATGCTCCCACCTACGCGGTTGTGACAAACGGGGCGAATCTAGGCAGCGCGCATGAAACCCGTATGACACTGGCATGACGGTGTGCTGGCAACGCCTTCGGGGACGGCACGGTACACTTCGCCCCTTCCGATGCAGCGCCTTTTCTGGCACCCTCCATGGCCGTTGACACGCCGGGCCACCACGCCCGCACCAGCTTTGACCTCAAAAGCACCCATCTGCCCGTGGTGGCCGTGGTGCTCAAGTCCACCGATGCGGCGCAGCTGGCGGCCGACCTGGCCCAGCGGCTGGGCGACGATCCCGGGCTTTTCGACAACGACCCGGTGCTGATCGACCTGGCGGCCGTGCACGACGAACCCCAGCCCATCGACTTCGCCGCCCTCGTGGCCGAGCTGCGGCGCTACCACACGCGCCCCGTGGCCGTGCGCGGCGGCAGCGCCGCGCAGATGGAGGCGGCCCATGCCCTGGGCCTGATCGCCGCCCCCGAGGCACAGCGCGGCCCGGCGGCCGAGCATGGCCCGCGCGAGGTGGTGCGTGAAGTGGTGCGCGAGGTCGAGGTGGTGCGCGAAGTGCCCATGCCCGCCCCCGGCGCGGTGGTGGTGGACAAGCCGCTGCGCTCGGGCCAGCAGGTGTACGCGCGCGGCACCGACCTGGTGGTGCTGGCCATGGTCAGCTTCGGCGCCGAGGTCATCGCCGACGGCAACATCCACGTCTACGCGCCGCTGCGCGGGCGCGCCATCGCCGGCGCGCGCGGCAACACCGAGGCGCGCATCTTCAGCACCTGCCTGGAGCCGCAGCTCGTGTCCGTCGCCGGCATCTACCGCACCACCGAGACGGCGCTGCCCGACAACGTGCGCGGCAAGAGCGCGCAGGTGCGCCTCGACGGCGAGAAGCTGCTCATCGAACCGCTTTGAATTTCCAACATTTCCAGACCAATGCAAGGGAACCGCACACCATGGCCAAAATCGTCGTCGTGACCTCCGGCAAGGGGGGCGTGGGCAAGACCACCACCAGCGCCGCGTTCGCATCGGGCCTGGCCCTGGCCGGCCACAAGACCGCCGTGATCGACTTTGACGTCGGCCTGCGCAACCTCGACCTCATCATGGGCTGCGAGCGCCGCGTGGTGTACGACTTCATCAACGTCATCCAGGGCGAGGCCAACCTGAACCAGGCCCTCATCAAGGACAAGCAGTGCGAGAACCTGTTCATCCTCGCCGCCAGCCAGACGCGCGACAAGGACGCGCTGACGCTCGACGGCGTGGGCAAGGTGCTGGCCGACCTGGCCGAGATGGGCTTCGAGTACATCGTCTGCGACTCGCCCGCCGGCATCGAGAGCGGCGCGCTCATGGCCATGCACTTCGCCGACGAGGCGCTGCTGGTGACCAACCCCGAGGTGTCGAGCGTGCGCGACTCCGACCGCATCCTGGGCATGCTGTCGAGCAAGACGAAGCGCGCCATCGAGGGCGCCGAGCCGATCAAGGAGCACCTGCTCATCACGCGCTACAACCCCAGCCGCGTGGAAGACGGCCAGATGCTGAGCCTGGCCGACATCCAGGACATCCTGCGCATTCCGCTCATCGGCGTGATCCCCGAGTCCGAGAGCGTGCTGCAGGCGTCCAACCAAGGGCTGCCGGCCATCCATCTCGACGGTACCGACGTGTCCGAGGCCTACAAGGACGTGGTGGCGCGCTTCCAGGGCCAGGAGCGCCCGCTGCGCTTCACCGAGGCGGTGAAGCCCGGGTTTTTCAAGCGCATCTTTGGCGGGAGGTAAATGGCCATGTCACTGCTGTCCCTGTTCCTGGGGGAAAAGAAGAAATCGGCCGCCGTGGCCAAGGAGCGGCTGCAGATCATCCTGGCGCACGAGCGCAGCGGCCGCAACCCCGGCCAGCCCGACTACCTGCCCGCGCTGCAGCGCGAGCTGATGGCCGTGATCTCCAAGTACGTGAAGATCAACGCCGAAGACCTGAAGGTGCACTTCGAGCGCCAGGATGACCTGGAAGTGCTGGAAGTGAAGATCGAGCTGCCGGACGCAGGCAGCAAGTAAGCAGGTTTGCGCGCCGCGCGCATTTTCTTGCGTGCGGCGCGCTATACGGGCGCGGGGGCGGTTTCTAAGCTCGCCCCATGAAACATTTACGCACAATCGCCCCTCCAGCGCGCCTTCTATCCCGCATCGCCGCTGCCCTGCTGCTCGCCGGCGCGGCCACGCAGGCCGCGGCTGTCATCACCATCAACACCGTCGCGGGCACGGGTGCCAATGCCTACAGCGGCGATGGCGGCCCCGCCACGGCCGCTGCGCTCAGTGGCCCACGTGGCGTGGCGGTAGACAGGAGCGGGCGGGTGTACATCGCCGACTCCGACAACAACATCATCCGCCGCATCAAGCTAGACGGCACCATCGAAACCATCGCCGGCGTGCAGAACGGCCCGGCCTGCGTAGCCAACTACAGCGGCGATGGCGGCCCCGCCACCAGCGCCCACCTGGGATGCGCCACCAGCGTGGCGTCCGATAGCCTGGGCAATCTCTACATTGCCGACATGAAGAACCACCGCATTCGCAAAGTCGATGCCAATACCGGCACCATCGCCACGGTAGCAGGCACCGGGGCGCCCGGTTACGGTGGTGATGGTGGCCCCGCCACCAGCGCGCAGTTACAGGATCCTTTTGTCATCGTCATCGACTCCCAGGATCGGGTGTACATCAGCGACCAGGGCAACCGGCGCGTGCGCCGTATCGAGACGGACGGCACCATCACCACCGTGGCAGGCGATGGCGGCGCGAGCGAAACCGGCAATGGCGGCCAAGCGACCAGCGCCGGGTTGGGCGGGATATGGGGTATCGGGCTGGATGCGCAAGATCGCCTGTACGTTACCAATGTCGGCAGCGTGCGGCGTGTCGAGGCCGATGGCACGATCAACCGCGTGGCTGGCAACGGCTCCGGCAGCTACAGCGGCGATGGCGGCCCCGCGCTGTCGGCAGGCATGGTGGCCACGGGGGTCATGGTGGATGCCAGCGGGCGCATGTATATCTCCGATTCTTCCCAGCGCATCCGGCGCGTGGGACTGGACGGCACCATCAACACGGTGGCCGGGACAGGTGTCTCTGGCTTCAGCGGTGATGGCGGCGATGCCTCGGTGGCGACATTCAACGGTATCTACGGCTTGACCGTAGGCAACAAGGGCCTGCTGTACTTTCCCGACTACAGCAACCTGCGCATCCGCGCGCTGACACTGGACGTGCCCACCGAACCCCTGGCCGCCAGCGCCAGCGCAGGCAACGCCCAGGCCACCGTGCAGTGGAATCCTCCCAGCAATAACGGCGGCAACGCCATTACCGGCTACGTGGTCACCGTCGTGGGCGACCCCAGCAAGCGCTGCACGGCCACCCCCCCGGCAACGAGCTGCGTCGTCACGGGCCTGACCAACGGCACCCCCTATACCTTCGCGGTGCGCGCCGACAACGACAACGGCGCGGGTGCCGAGGCCGAGGCCGGCCCCGTCACGCCCAGCGCGCCACCCGTGCCCTCGGCACCGCTGAACCCGGCGGCGACCGCCGGCAACGCGCAGGCCACCGTCTCCTGGGAAGAACCCGTCAGCGGAGGCCCCTTCACCGAGTACACCGTGACGGCGGTCGAAGACCCGAGCAAGACCTGCACGGTCACGGGCACGCCCCCTCTGGCCACAAGCTGTACCGTCCCCGGCCTCACCAACGGCAGCACCTATACCTTCACCGTGCGCGCCACCAACGCCAACGGCACAGGTATGGCTTCCGCTGTCTCCAACGCCGTGACGCCTGCTGCCCCGCCCGTGCCCTCGGCGCCGCTGAACCCGGCGGCAACGGCCGGCAACGCGCAGGCCACCGTCTCCTGGGACGCACCCGCCAGCGGCGGCCCCTTCACCGAGTACACCGTGACGGCGGTCGAAGACCCGAGCAAGACCTGCACGGCCACGCCCCCGGCAACGAGCTGCACCGTCCCCGGCCTCACCAACGGCAGCACCTATACCTTCACCGTGCGCGCCACCAACGCCAACGGCACGGGCGCTGCCTCTACCGTCTCCAACGCCGTCACGCCCAGCGCGCCGCCCGTGCCCTCGGCACCGCTGAACCCGGCGGCAACGGCCGGCAACGGCCAAGCCACTGTCTCCTGGAGCGCGCCTGCCAGCGGCGGCCCCTTCACCCTGTACACCGTGACGGCGGTCGAGGATCCCACCAAGACCTGCACGGCCACGCCCCCGGCAACGCGTTGCGTCGTCTCCGGCCTGACCAACGGCCGCACCTACACCTTCACCGTGACGGCCAGCAATGCCAGCGGCACGGGTACGGCTTCCGCCGTTTCCAACGCCGTGACGCCGCAAGCGCCCAGCAGCAGCGTGGCCCCCATCCCCACGCTCTCCGAATGGGCCCTGCTGGCACTGTCCACGCTGCTGGCGCTGGCCATGGCGTTCACCCTGCGGCGCCAGCGGTAATGCAAAAACCATAGCTGCCAGCGCTTGATCTACGGGGCTTACAGGCTGATTTTCCTGCAAGCCCCGTTTGGTTTGGTATTGCGAAATTCACCCGCGCCGGCGGCCCGCCGCCACGCTGGGCAACTGGCCGAACTGCTGGCGATACTGCGCGGCGAAGCGGCTGGCCGTGCCCAGGCCGCACTCCTGCGCCAGCAGGGCCACGCTGGTGAAGTCGCCGCGCAGCAGGCGCTGGCGCGCCAGGGCCAGGCGCTGCTGGCGCAGCCAGTCCAGCGGGCTCATGCCGAAGCGTTCCTGGAAGGCGTACTGCAGCGCGCGCACCGACATGTGGGCCTGCGCGGCCATGTCCGTCAGCGCGATGGGGCGCGACAGGTCCGCCAGCGCGGCGCTGCACACGCGGTCGATGGCGCGGCGCTTGTGCGCCCGGGGCGTGGCGCACGG belongs to Acidovorax sp. YS12 and includes:
- a CDS encoding DUF3616 domain-containing protein, with amino-acid sequence MKRSRNGENNGGPVSAISALALAALVACQPAWADAFTPGNFVAYRVGAGSGVALSVYLDEYRPDGTLVQTVALGNGFAASDKGSEGLLNRSANGQCLTVPGYAVAPGTAAPNDAKASDAPRSVAFVAVDTSVNYATKFGSSAFNKDTIRGAVSSDCTQAWASGKGSSTNSGVWYAALNSTSGVQLTRDNTQGIAITDGQLHAAVNGATLSSVGSGLPSSGGIYTPAALSGVTNSTYRGIAFLNLNGSASADTVYVADNDTSKVVKFSLSGGTWSKVGEASTPSKTHGLIALDTGEGNVMLFATDSSGKAYRLFDRTGYGGALSGNFETLATPSAGAFYGLAWAPEAAPPSAAPGAPASLSASAQGNGVAASWDAVAGAAWYVVEVSSGAGFDASATQGVGQTLITATPAATVPGLDEGTHTLRVRAVNSAGGSVGTVSQPFTLAAPPTTSLPATTAYSGVRGDPLDPLATQGIAFTVGDAADTVAATSSNQAVVPDANLAAGGTGTTSRTLRIIPTGTGYADITVTIGNAGGASVTRTIKYAASAHVAGTAGTRWYTGRADGSTAIVLDANTLLVGDDEAPELDASGNAAQSGGGNAFSAYAPGASGRPLTPLSPDAALGLRTGKTGAECTSGGYTGVADCDADGEVDTEAGFAASGTLYVAGSHSNSKKGKSRPDRWRFMALTASGSGSSTALSVTGYYKWLREDLRTWDNGNAHGLGAGYFGLTDSSAGGSCSDAEVDADNCPKAPETGTLSGFSIEGMASSPGDTAAWLGFRAPLVSAPGAPAVAADSATGRTHALIVPVTNYASLPGSTGGAKHTATFGAPIRLDLGGRGIREIRKNGANEYLIIAGPASGSGKSFVLYTWDGSADAAGLALNLRLRATDLGAFTKPATDCAAEGIGTLPASLDAGGSVDVISDCGDADFYGDGKAAKDLPYAAWKKFRADAVALPALSTVTLMPGQATAATLPFTASAPQPGTLYAVALPQNAPAPSWEQVKAGRDGSGAAAAWAGSAALNGSANLTATGLAASTGYTLHAVVVEGSGGHASALARQNLATAAPGPVLAPQTIAFGTLADRLLGTAPFTVSATGGGSGKPVVFGSTTTTVCTVAGATVTLVATGTCTVQADQAGNASFAAATPVPQSFQVTAPAASGTAWPGSGGVSGGVAGGTWQFAANSQGFQPVSGLPDVPGGYAFPYGMFGFALVNGTPGSSATVSLNLPQPAPAGAVLWKYGRQTPGGAPAWYQVAPVFSNGRGTVSFTVTDGPGSTGDDDQAANGVIIDPVLLGAPLGSGATAIPTLGEWARGLLALALAGLAALRLRTRRAGGLR
- the minC gene encoding septum site-determining protein MinC gives rise to the protein MAVDTPGHHARTSFDLKSTHLPVVAVVLKSTDAAQLAADLAQRLGDDPGLFDNDPVLIDLAAVHDEPQPIDFAALVAELRRYHTRPVAVRGGSAAQMEAAHALGLIAAPEAQRGPAAEHGPREVVREVVREVEVVREVPMPAPGAVVVDKPLRSGQQVYARGTDLVVLAMVSFGAEVIADGNIHVYAPLRGRAIAGARGNTEARIFSTCLEPQLVSVAGIYRTTETALPDNVRGKSAQVRLDGEKLLIEPL
- the minD gene encoding septum site-determining protein MinD — its product is MAKIVVVTSGKGGVGKTTTSAAFASGLALAGHKTAVIDFDVGLRNLDLIMGCERRVVYDFINVIQGEANLNQALIKDKQCENLFILAASQTRDKDALTLDGVGKVLADLAEMGFEYIVCDSPAGIESGALMAMHFADEALLVTNPEVSSVRDSDRILGMLSSKTKRAIEGAEPIKEHLLITRYNPSRVEDGQMLSLADIQDILRIPLIGVIPESESVLQASNQGLPAIHLDGTDVSEAYKDVVARFQGQERPLRFTEAVKPGFFKRIFGGR
- the minE gene encoding cell division topological specificity factor MinE, whose protein sequence is MSLLSLFLGEKKKSAAVAKERLQIILAHERSGRNPGQPDYLPALQRELMAVISKYVKINAEDLKVHFERQDDLEVLEVKIELPDAGSK
- a CDS encoding IPTL-CTERM sorting domain-containing protein, yielding MKHLRTIAPPARLLSRIAAALLLAGAATQAAAVITINTVAGTGANAYSGDGGPATAAALSGPRGVAVDRSGRVYIADSDNNIIRRIKLDGTIETIAGVQNGPACVANYSGDGGPATSAHLGCATSVASDSLGNLYIADMKNHRIRKVDANTGTIATVAGTGAPGYGGDGGPATSAQLQDPFVIVIDSQDRVYISDQGNRRVRRIETDGTITTVAGDGGASETGNGGQATSAGLGGIWGIGLDAQDRLYVTNVGSVRRVEADGTINRVAGNGSGSYSGDGGPALSAGMVATGVMVDASGRMYISDSSQRIRRVGLDGTINTVAGTGVSGFSGDGGDASVATFNGIYGLTVGNKGLLYFPDYSNLRIRALTLDVPTEPLAASASAGNAQATVQWNPPSNNGGNAITGYVVTVVGDPSKRCTATPPATSCVVTGLTNGTPYTFAVRADNDNGAGAEAEAGPVTPSAPPVPSAPLNPAATAGNAQATVSWEEPVSGGPFTEYTVTAVEDPSKTCTVTGTPPLATSCTVPGLTNGSTYTFTVRATNANGTGMASAVSNAVTPAAPPVPSAPLNPAATAGNAQATVSWDAPASGGPFTEYTVTAVEDPSKTCTATPPATSCTVPGLTNGSTYTFTVRATNANGTGAASTVSNAVTPSAPPVPSAPLNPAATAGNGQATVSWSAPASGGPFTLYTVTAVEDPTKTCTATPPATRCVVSGLTNGRTYTFTVTASNASGTGTASAVSNAVTPQAPSSSVAPIPTLSEWALLALSTLLALAMAFTLRRQR